The DNA region AGAACTGCCCCTCGCGTGAGGAGCATAAACGGACGAGATAACTCTATTATGACTCAAGAACATTTACTGATTGTTGAAGATGAACAGGATATTGCCGAAATTCTGCATGACTACCTTGTCCGGGAAGGATATCGGGTTACTGTAAAACATCAGGGCGATGGAGTTGTTGATTTTGTGAAGAACAACAGACTATCCGTGATCCTGCTCGATATCATGATCCCCGGAATGGATGGGAAAACCATTTGCCGGGAAGTCAGGACTTTTTCCGACATACCGATCCTGATGATAACGGCAAAAGTTGAGGAGATTGACCGACTCATCGGTTTCGAACTGGGAGCGGATGATTATATATGCAAGCCGTTCAGCCCAAGGGAAATTGTCGCCAGAGTTAAAGCCATTTTGCGCAGAATCCCAGACACATCTTCCAGTGCAGGGTTTGAATCAAAGAAAGAAAAGCACCTGTCCGCCGGACCGTTCGAACTTGATAAAGCGTGCCGAGTTGCATCGATCAAGGGCGTGGAACTGCAACTGACTCCCAGTGAATTTGGAATCCTTGCCGTCCTCATGAAACGTCCGGGAAGAGTTTTCAGCAGAGAACAATTGATTGAAATCACCCAAGGCTACACTCACGAAGGCTATTCCCGGACCATAGATTTTCACATCAAGAATCTGCGCAAAAAAATTGCGGAACAATTGCCGAAACAAAAAATAATTCAGGCCTCATACGGTGCCGGCTACAAGCTGGTTCTCCCAAAGTAGGGACTGAAAATTGTACCGCTCATCGACCGCCGCAAAACCATAAGAAAAAGGAAGATTCCATGCCCTGCGATGTTATTTATATTTACTGCGTATCATGCATTAAATCATTACACATTGGCGAAAAACACCCCGGCATTAATTTCAAATCCCACTCATGGACATCATAGCGCACACTTGCTAGTTTAAACGAATAATAATCACCCGGAGAGTAAACCATGACCAGATGTTTCAGAATCTTTTTTATTGTTGTATTGATGGCTTTTTCGTTTGCGGCAGGGACAGTGTTTGACTCCGACAATGAGAGTAAAGCCGGAGGTTTGGTTTCCAATCAATACTTCTCAATGTATGAACTAGGAGCTCCAAAAGGGCACCAGATCTGCTTTGGCGTCTCATTTAAGAATGGGATTTCAAAAAAGGACGTTATCATCGATTGGAAAAGCAATACTAATTTCGTTGGATATATAAAGGAATAAGACCGCCCTCTCGCGATCATATACTCAAATCTCTTTCACTAATATCATAAACACGAATCTTGTTGCTGCGCGGGAATTCCCGTTTCAATAATTTTTTGAGCAATTTTTTCAGACCCTTGAAGTCTTCCTCAAACTGCTCATTATCAAATCCGTTCTCGACCACGGAAAAAGAATCGACACCTGTACGCATAATTGCCACGGAGCGGTCCCTTTTATATGTGCGCAAGTCCAGTCCCTGCCCGGCAGGGATTTTTTTGAGCTTGCGCATGATGTTTTCTATTGCTGAAGCCTTATCAATCATGAATGGAATGATATGTGGTCCGGTTACTGCGTGTCAATAATCACAATATCCTTGCTGCTTATTTTTCTATCTCAATCCGCTTTTACAGGTGATAAAGTTACCTCATTTTCACGGGTGTAAACCAGAACTACCCATGCCCCTCCCGGACATGCTGATCAAATCCCGCAAAGAAGGCAGAGGCAATAAGGGTAGCAAACAGGCTATGCTCCATACCGGAAAACCTGATTCCGTCCCCTGTTTTTGGCCTGAGACAAGGCGGAGTCAGCATTCTTAAGCAGAGAATGGACTTTGGCTACATCTTCCAATTCCGCGAGCCGATACTTATGGTCACTTTCAAATCTATTTCAGGGGTCTGCAACAATGCAAAACACATATATTTTAATAAAGTTAACTCCACTTTAAAAACAAATCACGACCTGCCTTTTTGCACGGGCAGGGTAATGGTAAACCGCGCCCCACGCCCCGGAGCAGAGCTTACGGTAAATGTTCCGCCATGATTCTGGGTAATTATAAAATATGAGACAGAAAGTCCCAACCCGGTCCCCACTCCCACATCCTTAGTGGTGAAGAAAGGCTCAAAAATCCTTTTACGCACTTCGGTTCTCATACCGGGACCGTTATCCTCAATCTCAATAACGACCGCCTCACCCTTACTGCGTGTGCGGATATAAATATGAGGATTTCCGTTAGGAATACCGTGCTCACTCATAGCCTGCGCTGCATTCTTGAACAGATTAAAAAAAACCTGCTCAATCTCTGTGGGCGAACATATTATTTTAGGCACATCTGCTGAAAACTCACGCACAATATTGATGTGCATGAAATCATATTTACGTTTCAGATCGTAATCCTTGGCAGACAATTCAAGCGAATCTTCAATTAAATCATGAATATTGACAGTTGTTACCACATCCTTTCCGGGCTTGCTGAATTCCAGCATATTGGAAACGATTCTGGCAGCACGCATTCCGGAATTCCTGATACCCTCAATTATGCCGCTGACCTTGCGGGACTCGAGATATTTCTGCATGGCTTCAAGCGAGCATCCCGCCTCATCAGCGGCAGTGACATTGGCTTTTATTTCCGGGGAAAACTTACGCTCAAGATTCTGAGCACCCTGCATAATCCCGCCAAGAGGATTGTTAATCTCATGGGCCATCCCTGCGGCAAGACCGCCAACAGACATCATTTTCTCAGTCTCGACCATAATCTCTTCCATACGCACCCGGGAAGTTACATCGTCAATCCTGACCACTACGCCCTTGATCTCAAAACCGCGCAAAGGAAAAGCAGTGACATCAAATATCTCTACTGAATTATCCCTGACATTTGTCCGCTCAAGAATTTTTGGAACTCTAAACTCTCTTGCTTCTGCAATTACATTCACAATATCCTTACGCCCGGAAAAAAAGACTTCCACATTTTCAGGTTCTATTTCTGTTGAGTCCAGATTGAAAAGTTCCAAAGCGCGGTTATTGCACTGGCAGACATCCATATCCTCGTTCACCCAGATAAGGGCGGAAGGCATGGAATCAATAACACTCTGAAAATATCTTTTAGAAACCCTAAGCTCATGTTCACGCTCGCGAACCTGCTCAGCCATGGAGTCAAACACCCTGCCCAGCTCAGCAAGTTCTGCAAACTCACTTTCCTGTGAGCCGGAAGTAGGATACTTGCCCTCAGCCACAGCTGATAATTTCCTGACATAACCGACCAGAGGGGTTACCACTCCTTCCCGAAATTCTTTTTTTAACGCGAACAACAAAATCAAGAAAAAAAACACCACCAACAGACTGACCAACAATCCGAGTGCCATGGCAGGTTGAAAAAGAGAATAGGCCGAACACCCGACCAGAAGTTTCCAGCCGATTCCAGGCATATTTACTACCCGCCCGAAACAAAGTCTTCCTTCAGACCGATAAAATTTTCCTTCTCCAGGTTTCAGGCTTTTATTAAAAATACCCAGAGCCCCTACGTTTGCCTGTATATTCACCAGTTCCCGGTCAGGATGAACTATCAGATTACCATATGAATCAGTGAGGATTATGATTCTATTGGATGACAGAAACCCATAAATAAATTTTTGCAGGGCAGCGAGGCTTAGTTCAGCCACCAGTCTCCCCTCGCCCTGAACAGGTATACTGATATATACAACAAGCTTACCTGAATGAGCCGAGATTATAGGGGAGGTTAACACCCGTTTAAGCTTATCCTCATCGCTGAAGCGGATAGGAAAATCCACCCCTTTGAT from Desulfovibrio sp. JC022 includes:
- a CDS encoding response regulator, whose translation is MTQEHLLIVEDEQDIAEILHDYLVREGYRVTVKHQGDGVVDFVKNNRLSVILLDIMIPGMDGKTICREVRTFSDIPILMITAKVEEIDRLIGFELGADDYICKPFSPREIVARVKAILRRIPDTSSSAGFESKKEKHLSAGPFELDKACRVASIKGVELQLTPSEFGILAVLMKRPGRVFSREQLIEITQGYTHEGYSRTIDFHIKNLRKKIAEQLPKQKIIQASYGAGYKLVLPK
- a CDS encoding PAS domain-containing sensor histidine kinase, which gives rise to MTVVLVSIVGLSQIYTMEREIVQLSRSLSRNVEFYIDGAEDVLRSVAIMSGDGKVESLRTYFEGLHDRFGQFERLLLLDKNENIIAVAPRGIKGVDFPIRFSDEDKLKRVLTSPIISAHSGKLVVYISIPVQGEGRLVAELSLAALQKFIYGFLSSNRIIILTDSYGNLIVHPDRELVNIQANVGALGIFNKSLKPGEGKFYRSEGRLCFGRVVNMPGIGWKLLVGCSAYSLFQPAMALGLLVSLLVVFFFLILLFALKKEFREGVVTPLVGYVRKLSAVAEGKYPTSGSQESEFAELAELGRVFDSMAEQVREREHELRVSKRYFQSVIDSMPSALIWVNEDMDVCQCNNRALELFNLDSTEIEPENVEVFFSGRKDIVNVIAEAREFRVPKILERTNVRDNSVEIFDVTAFPLRGFEIKGVVVRIDDVTSRVRMEEIMVETEKMMSVGGLAAGMAHEINNPLGGIMQGAQNLERKFSPEIKANVTAADEAGCSLEAMQKYLESRKVSGIIEGIRNSGMRAARIVSNMLEFSKPGKDVVTTVNIHDLIEDSLELSAKDYDLKRKYDFMHINIVREFSADVPKIICSPTEIEQVFFNLFKNAAQAMSEHGIPNGNPHIYIRTRSKGEAVVIEIEDNGPGMRTEVRKRIFEPFFTTKDVGVGTGLGLSVSYFIITQNHGGTFTVSSAPGRGARFTITLPVQKGRS